A region of Veillonellaceae bacterium DNA encodes the following proteins:
- a CDS encoding YadA-like family protein has translation MAVALILCAGGWIPAQAASTNDIVQGEGAKVAYDISPGNDGANIAVGNDAHVFIGGGTQESVLSFGYEADTTYTDFGFFKLPTGLNIHSNTAAKEALPEGIAVGTNAYARTGSIEIGAHTLGDVAIGDTTGSSFLGNVQNTGTAAAKQLGVASTTVGTNSYSNGMFTTTYGSYNVQSSPYEAGGGIDTITNGSKNAFATVVGTLNSNESWAGDTYSGVANSIVGVANRVNNSNGAIVMGSGNQVQNSVGSVYSMDSTTKFDSVKAMQDAIINGTTETAGGATLALGGANSANYTASSQLIGVRNVLTGTEDTASAYNMLDGVGNTASNVQHVSAIGSENTITGTTTAQIFGDTNTVSYSQEVSSVGSENTFNIATATQVLGDTNSVSYASLSQVIGNNNTLTGTTEKQSSFNLIAGETNTASNVQYVTLTGSVNKLENTDKSVISGYSNNVKYASLSQVTGANNALLGLATTQSSNNIVSGYRNIASGVQNVTSVGSANTVISSKMTQVIGDNRYLLGADHAVVIGSADSNATQMKSDDIVAVGYNSYATVAGGAAFGSESVANTVAGYAGYDPLTNLVSMNTTPTWKATRGAVSVGDAANGITRQITGVAAGTQDTDAVNVAQLKKVVFAQQNANQNQTEIKAGNGIQVIKTADGTYTISANITGCVSPTGQTSASVGTTDTTSAATESTTDSTSSSTSTTPVSKLAVSKLAVTTLAADETSSGTSEGSGTSSGTNAGGSTILPVTPDENTTVLNGDAVVIRNVTDATNFTADDGNTAAISPTGTLSILGDGTNTETSISGDTVKVALKDDITVNSVTIKNGPSMTTSGIDAGSKKITNVANGTVAEGSTDAVNGGQLYEVKNMVSDNDSRIAQMDNRIGSLGHRINKAGANAAALAALHPIDYDPDDKWNFAAGVGHYHDANAAAIGAFYRPNEDIMFSVGAGFGNGENMLNAGISFHVGQGKNTYPTSRKIMAKTIDSLNKTVAAQSEKLAAQDAKIISQDEKIEKLEAMLEKQQAMIENMAKQLGQ, from the coding sequence ATGGCTGTTGCTCTTATTCTGTGCGCCGGAGGATGGATTCCAGCGCAAGCTGCAAGTACCAATGACATCGTCCAGGGTGAAGGGGCCAAAGTGGCCTATGATATCAGTCCTGGCAATGATGGGGCAAACATCGCGGTCGGAAACGACGCGCATGTATTCATTGGCGGCGGCACGCAGGAATCCGTTTTGTCTTTTGGCTATGAAGCAGATACGACTTACACAGATTTTGGATTTTTTAAACTTCCGACCGGTTTGAATATTCATTCAAATACCGCCGCTAAGGAAGCGCTGCCAGAAGGAATCGCTGTCGGCACCAATGCGTATGCAAGAACGGGATCGATTGAAATCGGTGCGCATACGCTGGGCGATGTTGCCATCGGGGATACGACCGGATCCAGTTTCCTTGGAAATGTGCAGAATACAGGAACGGCAGCGGCTAAACAGCTTGGCGTCGCATCTACGACAGTCGGCACGAATTCTTATTCCAATGGCATGTTCACGACGACGTATGGCAGCTACAACGTGCAGTCCAGCCCATATGAAGCTGGCGGCGGAATTGATACCATTACGAACGGCAGCAAGAATGCCTTTGCGACTGTCGTCGGTACATTGAACTCCAATGAATCATGGGCGGGCGATACCTATTCCGGAGTGGCGAACTCGATTGTCGGTGTCGCAAACCGCGTCAATAACAGCAACGGCGCCATTGTCATGGGATCCGGCAACCAGGTACAGAATTCAGTTGGCAGTGTCTACTCGATGGACTCAACAACGAAATTTGATTCTGTAAAGGCGATGCAGGATGCCATCATCAACGGCACAACTGAAACAGCCGGCGGTGCCACGCTGGCCCTGGGCGGTGCAAACAGTGCGAATTATACAGCTTCGTCCCAGCTGATTGGCGTTAGGAACGTGCTGACCGGCACGGAAGATACAGCGAGCGCGTACAATATGCTCGATGGCGTAGGAAATACGGCTTCCAATGTACAGCATGTGTCCGCTATCGGTTCGGAAAACACCATTACCGGTACAACGACGGCTCAGATTTTCGGTGATACGAATACGGTTTCCTATTCACAGGAGGTTTCCTCCGTCGGCTCAGAAAATACCTTCAACATTGCAACTGCCACTCAGGTCCTTGGCGATACGAACAGTGTAAGTTATGCCAGCCTATCGCAGGTCATCGGCAACAATAATACGCTCACCGGGACGACAGAAAAGCAGAGTTCATTCAACCTGATCGCCGGCGAGACAAATACAGCTTCCAATGTGCAGTATGTTACATTGACCGGCTCAGTCAATAAGCTGGAGAATACAGATAAATCAGTGATTTCTGGCTATTCGAACAATGTAAAGTATGCAAGCCTGTCTCAGGTGACCGGCGCGAACAATGCGCTCCTTGGTTTAGCAACCACGCAAAGCTCCAATAATATCGTGAGCGGTTATAGAAATATAGCATCTGGTGTGCAGAATGTCACTTCCGTAGGTTCAGCTAATACTGTTATTTCTTCAAAAATGACACAGGTCATCGGCGACAACAGGTACCTCTTAGGTGCTGATCATGCTGTCGTCATCGGTTCGGCAGACAGCAATGCAACGCAAATGAAGAGTGATGACATCGTCGCTGTCGGTTACAATTCTTATGCGACTGTCGCAGGCGGCGCAGCTTTCGGCTCGGAATCTGTCGCAAACACAGTGGCCGGTTATGCAGGCTATGATCCGCTGACAAATCTTGTTTCCATGAATACCACTCCGACCTGGAAAGCAACGAGGGGTGCTGTTTCCGTCGGTGATGCAGCGAACGGCATCACTCGTCAGATCACAGGCGTCGCTGCCGGCACGCAGGATACCGATGCCGTCAACGTAGCACAGCTGAAGAAAGTCGTCTTCGCGCAGCAGAATGCGAACCAGAACCAGACCGAAATCAAGGCTGGCAACGGCATCCAGGTCATCAAGACCGCTGACGGCACGTATACGATCAGCGCGAACATTACCGGCTGCGTATCCCCGACGGGCCAGACATCGGCCAGCGTGGGAACGACTGATACGACGAGTGCAGCAACAGAATCCACGACAGATTCCACAAGCAGTTCCACCAGCACGACACCGGTTTCCAAACTGGCTGTCTCGAAACTGGCAGTCACAACACTGGCAGCGGATGAGACGAGCTCCGGCACTTCAGAAGGCTCTGGTACGTCTTCTGGCACGAATGCAGGCGGATCGACAATTCTTCCGGTGACTCCGGATGAAAATACCACCGTTCTGAACGGTGACGCTGTCGTCATCAGAAACGTAACAGATGCGACCAATTTCACGGCTGATGACGGAAATACCGCAGCGATTTCCCCGACCGGCACCCTCTCCATTCTGGGAGATGGAACCAATACAGAAACTTCTATTTCCGGCGATACCGTCAAAGTGGCGTTGAAAGATGACATCACTGTCAATAGCGTCACCATCAAGAACGGTCCGTCCATGACGACGAGCGGCATCGATGCAGGAAGTAAGAAGATCACCAACGTAGCCAATGGCACCGTGGCAGAAGGCTCGACGGATGCCGTCAACGGCGGCCAGCTCTATGAAGTGAAGAACATGGTCAGCGATAATGACAGCCGTATTGCTCAGATGGACAACCGCATCGGCAGCCTTGGCCACCGCATCAACAAGGCCGGCGCGAATGCAGCCGCACTTGCCGCACTCCATCCTATCGATTATGATCCGGATGATAAATGGAATTTTGCAGCCGGCGTAGGCCACTACCATGACGCCAACGCCGCAGCCATCGGCGCCTTCTACCGTCCGAATGAAGATATCATGTTCAGCGTCGGAGCCGGCTTCGGCAATGGCGAGAACATGCTGAACGCAGGCATTTCCTTCCATGTAGGACAGGGCAAGAACACCTATCCGACATCCAGGAAAATCATGGCAAAGACCATCGACAGCCTGAACAAGACCGTCGCAGCCCAGAGCGAAAAACTGGCCGCTCAGGATGCGAAGATCATATCCCAGGATGAAAAGATTGAAAAACTCGAGGCTATGCTTGAAAAACAGCAGGCCATGATCGAGAATATGGCAAAACAGCTCGGTCAGTAA
- a CDS encoding YadA-like family protein: MANWKFSQISAKRQAKKPGLLLKAAVTAALAAGVLFSAPSFASAAPAVTSGNGDSSISIGNNVTTPSGVGNVTVVGEGAVDSTEHGDGSNATAFGANTTTSENGTAVGNKAAATWQGTTAIGAESTTASTNATAIGYQANAEYSGSVAAGYKAHAGNSMTVAVGQESTASGSFATAVGYQASATGGYSQATGFMSQATGGGSAAYGYNAQATGASSAAYGYNAKAAGMSSSAYGESAQAAEGGSSAFGTSSAALAQDSTAIGRASHATVIGGVAIGAGSTASTEAGAIGYDAATGSASTKSTAAWKSGRGAVSVGDAYVTRQITGLAAGTQDTDAVNVAQLKSLRTYSTYSEGDGVTITDNADGSHKISIAKGTMDQINKNTSDIATNKGNIDKNTKDIATNKDSIDKNTKDIETNKDNIDKNASNIETNKNNIATNAANIETNRSNIATNAANIETNRQNISRLGHEVRQVGAGAAALAGLHPVDFDPDSKWNVAVSGGSYKDQQALALGAFYHPNDDTLLSVGSTLGNNDNMVTVGASFKLGSKGNIEKINPSEAAKEITELKKQVAELKADYQQQKEINEQQQKLIEKLVAKVGV, translated from the coding sequence ATGGCAAATTGGAAATTCAGTCAGATTTCAGCAAAGAGACAGGCAAAGAAACCGGGTCTCCTTTTAAAGGCTGCTGTCACAGCGGCTCTGGCGGCAGGGGTACTTTTCTCTGCGCCGTCTTTCGCATCTGCGGCTCCGGCTGTGACAAGCGGCAATGGGGACAGCAGCATCAGCATCGGAAACAACGTGACGACACCGAGCGGCGTGGGTAATGTTACCGTCGTTGGCGAAGGAGCTGTCGACAGCACCGAGCACGGCGACGGATCGAATGCGACGGCTTTCGGTGCGAATACGACAACATCCGAGAACGGCACGGCTGTCGGCAATAAGGCAGCTGCCACCTGGCAGGGGACGACGGCCATCGGCGCTGAATCGACAACAGCTTCCACCAATGCAACGGCTATCGGCTATCAGGCCAACGCAGAATATTCAGGTTCTGTCGCAGCCGGATACAAGGCGCATGCAGGAAACTCCATGACGGTCGCAGTAGGCCAGGAATCGACGGCTTCCGGTTCATTCGCTACAGCAGTCGGCTATCAGGCAAGTGCAACAGGCGGCTATTCGCAGGCCACCGGATTCATGTCTCAGGCAACAGGAGGGGGATCTGCCGCGTATGGTTACAATGCACAGGCAACCGGGGCTTCTTCCGCTGCGTATGGTTACAATGCAAAGGCAGCCGGCATGAGTTCCTCAGCGTATGGCGAGAGCGCGCAGGCAGCAGAAGGAGGATCCTCTGCGTTTGGCACTTCTTCAGCGGCACTGGCTCAGGATAGCACAGCAATCGGCCGTGCTTCCCACGCTACGGTCATTGGCGGCGTTGCCATCGGAGCCGGCAGTACGGCAAGTACAGAAGCTGGAGCAATAGGTTATGATGCAGCAACAGGAAGCGCTTCCACGAAATCCACCGCAGCATGGAAAAGCGGACGCGGCGCTGTATCCGTAGGCGATGCATACGTCACCCGTCAGATTACGGGTCTTGCTGCCGGCACGCAGGATACGGATGCTGTCAACGTAGCCCAGCTCAAGAGCCTTCGCACCTATTCCACTTACAGCGAAGGCGACGGCGTCACTATCACGGATAACGCCGACGGCAGTCATAAGATCTCGATTGCCAAAGGCACCATGGATCAGATCAATAAAAACACGTCTGACATTGCAACGAACAAGGGCAATATCGACAAGAATACGAAAGACATTGCGACGAACAAAGACAGCATCGACAAGAACACGAAAGACATCGAAACAAACAAGGATAATATCGACAAGAACGCATCCAATATTGAAACGAACAAAAACAATATTGCAACGAACGCTGCCAACATCGAGACGAACAGAAGCAACATCGCAACGAATGCGGCTAACATTGAAACCAACAGACAGAACATCAGCCGCTTAGGCCATGAAGTTCGTCAGGTCGGTGCAGGTGCCGCCGCTCTGGCAGGCCTCCATCCGGTCGACTTCGATCCGGACAGCAAGTGGAATGTCGCCGTTTCCGGCGGTTCCTACAAAGACCAGCAGGCCCTCGCCCTCGGTGCCTTCTACCATCCGAACGATGACACCCTCCTCTCCGTAGGAAGCACGCTTGGCAACAACGACAACATGGTCACCGTAGGTGCCTCCTTCAAACTGGGAAGCAAGGGAAATATTGAAAAGATCAATCCGTCTGAAGCTGCCAAGGAAATCACCGAGCTGAAGAAACAGGTCGCTGAACTGAAAGCAGACTACCAGCAGCAGAAGGAAATCAACGAACAGCAGCAGAAACTCATCGAAAAACTCGTCGCAAAAGTCGGCGTATAA
- a CDS encoding YadA-like family protein yields MMNWRTNQVSEKRPAKKPGLLLKTAVVAALLFSTAAVSMAADPAVTAGKGSGSIVISAGTATADGSNAIAIGTNARAPGANSTVIGNGASTISSYSTVVGSGASVTGQNGSAFGDGSSAVSWATALGNSANASGRGAIAIGNGASASGIDSLATNIHSSAKGDHSIAIGYASKTDASFTSSVGPYASTSGYCATALGAVSEASGADSTALGRAANASVESGVAIGSYSKADREGGSSIGYDPVTGTNSTETSETWQGVLGAASIGSARRGTRQLTYVAAGEKDTDAVNVAQLKNLRTYATYTEGNGIIITDQADGSHQVAVKKDVLDQIDTNKNNIAINTTNIAQNAQDIRSLNREVRKVGAGAAALAGLHPVDFDPDSKWNVAVSGGSYKDQQALALGAFYHPNDDTLLSLGTTVGYNDNMVTIGASFKVGERGNVKKVYPREAAKELTSLKKHVAEQDKELASQDQRIGQLETMLKEQKEINEKQQQIIAKLAAKAGI; encoded by the coding sequence ATGATGAACTGGAGAACGAATCAGGTTTCCGAAAAGAGACCGGCCAAAAAGCCGGGTCTCCTTTTAAAGACGGCTGTTGTCGCAGCTCTTCTTTTTTCTACAGCGGCTGTGTCCATGGCGGCTGATCCGGCTGTGACAGCAGGGAAAGGATCGGGCAGTATCGTTATTTCTGCGGGAACGGCGACGGCGGATGGATCGAATGCCATTGCCATCGGCACGAATGCCAGGGCTCCGGGCGCGAACAGCACTGTCATCGGAAACGGAGCCAGCACGATTTCTTCGTATTCGACGGTTGTAGGTTCCGGCGCATCTGTAACGGGCCAGAATGGTTCTGCTTTTGGTGATGGAAGCAGCGCAGTCAGCTGGGCGACAGCCCTTGGTAATTCGGCCAATGCATCAGGACGCGGCGCTATTGCCATCGGTAATGGTGCCAGTGCATCCGGCATCGATTCCCTGGCGACCAATATCCATTCTTCGGCAAAAGGAGATCATTCCATTGCTATCGGCTATGCATCTAAAACGGATGCTTCCTTTACTTCTTCTGTCGGACCTTATGCCTCTACCTCTGGCTATTGTGCCACCGCTCTGGGCGCAGTCAGCGAAGCAAGCGGCGCAGACTCCACGGCTTTGGGACGGGCTGCTAATGCTTCCGTTGAAAGCGGCGTTGCCATCGGAAGCTACAGCAAAGCTGACAGGGAAGGCGGCTCTTCCATTGGTTATGATCCCGTCACTGGAACAAATTCTACGGAAACAAGTGAGACGTGGCAGGGCGTCCTTGGCGCGGCTTCCATCGGCTCGGCGAGAAGAGGCACCCGTCAGCTCACTTATGTAGCAGCCGGTGAGAAGGATACTGATGCCGTCAACGTTGCCCAGCTCAAGAATCTCCGCACGTATGCGACCTATACGGAAGGCAATGGCATCATCATCACCGATCAGGCAGACGGAAGCCATCAGGTAGCCGTCAAGAAAGACGTCCTCGATCAGATCGACACCAATAAAAACAACATTGCTATCAATACGACGAATATCGCGCAGAATGCGCAGGACATCCGGAGTCTGAACAGGGAAGTCCGCAAGGTAGGTGCAGGAGCAGCCGCTCTGGCAGGCCTCCACCCGGTCGACTTCGATCCGGACAGCAAGTGGAATGTCGCCGTTTCCGGCGGTTCCTACAAAGACCAGCAGGCTCTTGCCCTCGGCGCTTTCTACCATCCAAATGACGATACACTCCTTTCCCTCGGTACGACCGTAGGCTACAACGACAACATGGTCACCATCGGCGCTTCCTTCAAAGTCGGTGAAAGAGGAAATGTAAAGAAGGTCTACCCACGTGAAGCAGCCAAAGAACTGACAAGCCTCAAAAAACACGTCGCTGAACAGGACAAGGAACTGGCCTCTCAGGATCAGAGGATCGGCCAGCTCGAAACCATGCTCAAAGAACAGAAGGAAATCAACGAAAAACAGCAGCAGATCATCGCAAAGCTCGCTGCGAAAGCTGGGATTTGA
- a CDS encoding 6-carboxyhexanoate--CoA ligase has translation MLYSVKMRSSLGGTHGKGGRHISGAERIVSEDLVDETVISMMRRAREHERGCADFIQVKVEEVPDAAVSYCPMLPLYQIDTSEKSEGHRAAEAELIRAGVSPLAARRGIASLEALEDSMRGAIVMDAETGERLDGRGERGVRCSNMDSADTAEYEAKMRGKGLGGDHPREALVLASKVAHGPGTVAELCWSDDPDYVTGYVGSPLHGYGRITVMKDKGDPVGGRVFFVKHGTDVALYEDYMQNQTVLVRLSNET, from the coding sequence ATGTTGTACAGTGTGAAGATGCGTTCGAGCCTGGGCGGGACCCATGGCAAGGGCGGGCGCCACATTTCTGGAGCGGAGCGGATTGTTTCTGAGGATCTGGTAGATGAGACGGTGATTTCCATGATGCGCCGGGCAAGGGAGCATGAGAGGGGATGCGCGGATTTCATTCAGGTGAAAGTGGAAGAGGTGCCGGATGCGGCGGTTTCGTACTGCCCGATGCTTCCGCTTTACCAGATCGACACGAGCGAGAAGAGCGAGGGACACAGGGCGGCGGAGGCTGAACTCATCCGCGCGGGCGTTTCTCCTCTGGCGGCCAGGCGTGGCATCGCTTCTCTGGAAGCACTGGAAGACAGCATGAGGGGAGCGATCGTGATGGATGCGGAGACGGGCGAAAGGCTCGACGGCCGCGGAGAGCGCGGGGTCCGCTGCAGCAATATGGACAGCGCAGACACGGCCGAGTATGAAGCAAAGATGCGCGGCAAGGGCCTTGGCGGCGATCATCCGCGTGAAGCGCTCGTCCTGGCATCGAAGGTGGCGCATGGGCCCGGCACGGTGGCGGAGCTTTGCTGGTCGGATGATCCGGACTATGTGACGGGCTACGTCGGTTCGCCGCTCCACGGCTATGGCCGCATTACGGTGATGAAAGACAAGGGCGATCCGGTCGGCGGGCGCGTTTTCTTCGTGAAGCACGGGACAGATGTCGCTCTTTATGAAGACTATATGCAGAATCAGACGGTATTGGTGAGGTTATCAAATGAGACTTGA
- the bioF gene encoding 8-amino-7-oxononanoate synthase, which produces MRLENMGKALDEIREEGRFRRVQDLRMVTASKGVRRDGSECIVFNSNDYLGMTHEPEVQEAARDAVRWGTGSGGARLTSGAVFELSDLEKELASFKHAEDAVIFNTGYMTNLGVLYALGGKDDVIFSDALNHASIVDGCRISRARTVIYPHSDMAALEELLKNTPVSGQRFIVTDGVFSMDGDIAPVPDLIRLKEKYNACLIVDDAHGVGVIGETGRGSAEHFHVSGIDIQVGTLSKALGAEGGYAAATREICDYLRNVSRPFIFSTSISAVTGMTALAALRLLEREPERFVGRLMENTRYMKEKLAEAGIPVEPSDTPIIPIILGEEEKTLAYASRCIEEGILLSAIRPPTVPAGTSRIRLTVTAAHTKVELDRAAAVMKAHFPLP; this is translated from the coding sequence ATGAGACTTGAAAATATGGGAAAAGCGCTGGATGAAATCCGTGAAGAAGGGCGCTTCCGCAGGGTGCAGGATCTTCGCATGGTGACGGCGTCGAAAGGTGTCCGCCGGGATGGATCGGAGTGCATTGTCTTTAATTCGAATGATTACCTTGGCATGACGCATGAACCGGAGGTCCAGGAAGCGGCCAGGGATGCCGTACGCTGGGGCACGGGCTCGGGCGGTGCGCGTCTGACATCGGGCGCTGTCTTTGAGCTCTCAGATCTGGAAAAGGAGCTCGCTTCTTTCAAGCATGCAGAAGATGCTGTCATTTTCAATACAGGCTACATGACGAACCTGGGCGTCCTCTATGCCCTCGGCGGCAAGGACGATGTCATTTTCTCGGACGCACTGAATCACGCCTCCATTGTCGACGGATGCAGGATTTCCCGCGCCCGCACGGTCATTTATCCGCATTCGGATATGGCTGCTCTGGAAGAACTCTTGAAAAATACGCCTGTGAGCGGGCAGCGTTTCATCGTGACAGACGGGGTGTTCTCGATGGACGGTGACATCGCGCCGGTCCCGGACCTGATCCGCCTCAAGGAAAAATACAATGCCTGCCTCATCGTCGATGATGCGCACGGTGTCGGCGTGATCGGTGAGACCGGAAGGGGCTCTGCGGAGCATTTCCACGTCTCTGGCATAGATATCCAGGTGGGGACGCTGTCCAAAGCGCTCGGCGCTGAGGGCGGCTATGCTGCTGCGACAAGGGAAATCTGTGATTACCTGAGGAACGTTTCAAGGCCGTTCATTTTCTCTACGTCCATCTCGGCCGTGACCGGGATGACGGCGCTGGCAGCTTTACGTCTTCTGGAGCGCGAGCCGGAGCGCTTCGTGGGACGCTTGATGGAGAATACCCGGTACATGAAGGAGAAGCTGGCAGAAGCGGGGATTCCCGTAGAGCCAAGTGACACTCCGATCATTCCCATCATACTGGGCGAAGAGGAAAAGACGCTCGCATACGCCTCCCGCTGCATTGAGGAGGGCATCCTTCTCTCTGCCATCCGTCCACCGACGGTGCCTGCCGGGACGAGCCGCATCCGCCTGACCGTGACCGCGGCTCACACGAAAGTAGAACTGGACCGCGCTGCTGCGGTCATGAAAGCGCATTTCCCCCTGCCCTAG
- a CDS encoding DivIVA domain-containing protein translates to MITPMDIHNKQFTKATVRGYSEEEVNDFLNQIVADYERIYREHREMEEKLDQMKAKLANYEKISETMTATLQLAKDTAENVKKNARRNADILVANAKADSEKQIKDAQDYRRTLIHNMMQTEGNMKSYVGKIRKDLELALAAIDELDRMKALLGDGAAQESFAEAETEASEEEK, encoded by the coding sequence ATGATTACACCAATGGACATCCATAATAAGCAGTTCACGAAAGCCACCGTCCGTGGTTACAGCGAAGAGGAAGTCAATGATTTCCTGAACCAGATTGTCGCTGACTACGAACGCATCTATCGTGAACACCGCGAAATGGAAGAAAAACTTGACCAGATGAAAGCAAAACTGGCCAATTATGAAAAGATCTCCGAAACAATGACTGCCACCCTGCAGCTCGCCAAAGACACCGCTGAAAACGTGAAGAAGAACGCGCGCAGAAACGCAGATATCCTCGTCGCCAACGCCAAGGCCGACAGCGAAAAGCAGATCAAAGACGCGCAGGACTACCGCCGCACCCTCATCCACAACATGATGCAGACCGAAGGCAATATGAAATCCTACGTAGGCAAGATCAGAAAAGACCTCGAACTCGCCCTCGCAGCGATCGATGAACTCGACCGCATGAAAGCCCTTCTCGGCGATGGCGCAGCACAGGAATCCTTCGCAGAAGCTGAAACAGAAGCATCTGAAGAAGAAAAATAA
- a CDS encoding MFS transporter: MKQLRVFLFILAVGVFGILNTEMGVIGILPAISETFGVTVSKAGLLVSLFALVVAGAGPTMPLLFSRFNRKYVMLFVLAVFVIANLISAFTTSFDVLLAARIIPAFFHPVYCSLAFAAAADAAPPGEGPDAVGKVMIGTAAGMVVGVPVSNFLASAFSLEASLLFFAAVTALAFVATVFWIPSMPVAHVPGYGSQLSVLKKPVVWQALLAVVFMNGSVFGVFSYLADYLGRVTMLDGAMVSALLFVYGIANVIGSYFSGRIIIRWPVSSVQAFPFVILAIYAVMLFAGHSAILMPALILFWGIAGGVNANMNQYWLTTAAPEAKAFANGLFLTAANIGTMAASMFCGLLIDRAGTASIVWGGMAFAVISAFCIFWRTANSESRFALLQGGVVN; this comes from the coding sequence ATGAAACAGCTTCGTGTTTTTCTTTTCATACTGGCTGTCGGTGTGTTCGGAATTCTGAATACGGAGATGGGCGTGATCGGGATTCTTCCGGCGATTTCGGAGACGTTCGGTGTGACGGTTTCGAAGGCCGGACTTCTGGTGAGTCTTTTTGCTCTTGTCGTGGCAGGGGCGGGACCTACGATGCCGCTGCTTTTCTCGCGGTTCAACCGGAAGTATGTGATGCTCTTCGTGCTGGCGGTTTTCGTCATTGCCAATTTGATTTCCGCTTTCACGACTTCGTTTGATGTCCTTCTGGCTGCCAGGATCATTCCTGCTTTCTTCCATCCTGTCTACTGCTCGCTGGCGTTTGCGGCGGCAGCGGATGCGGCGCCTCCCGGAGAGGGGCCTGATGCGGTGGGGAAGGTCATGATCGGTACGGCGGCAGGCATGGTTGTCGGGGTCCCGGTCAGCAATTTCCTGGCTTCGGCGTTCTCGCTGGAAGCATCGCTGCTCTTCTTTGCGGCGGTGACGGCTCTGGCTTTCGTGGCCACCGTGTTCTGGATTCCTTCGATGCCGGTTGCACATGTACCGGGGTACGGGAGCCAGCTTTCTGTACTGAAGAAACCTGTCGTCTGGCAGGCGCTTCTGGCGGTCGTCTTCATGAATGGTTCGGTATTCGGCGTATTCTCTTACCTCGCTGATTATCTGGGCCGCGTGACGATGCTGGACGGCGCGATGGTTTCCGCGCTTCTCTTCGTGTACGGGATCGCCAATGTCATCGGAAGCTATTTCTCAGGCAGAATCATCATCCGCTGGCCGGTTTCTTCCGTACAGGCATTTCCTTTTGTGATTCTTGCGATTTATGCGGTGATGCTTTTTGCCGGGCATTCCGCGATTCTCATGCCGGCTCTCATCCTTTTCTGGGGGATTGCGGGCGGCGTGAACGCCAATATGAACCAGTACTGGCTGACAACAGCGGCTCCGGAGGCGAAGGCTTTTGCCAACGGGCTTTTCCTGACGGCGGCCAATATCGGGACGATGGCGGCTTCGATGTTCTGCGGACTCTTGATCGACCGCGCGGGAACAGCTTCAATCGTCTGGGGCGGCATGGCTTTTGCCGTCATCAGCGCATTTTGTATATTCTGGCGGACGGCCAATTCTGAAAGCCGTTTCGCATTGCTCCAGGGAGGGGTAGTCAATTAA